AAAATGAGAGACTCTATCTCTAACACTGCTGAGTATGGTGATTATACAAGAGGTTCAAGAATAATTGATTCACATGTAAAAGAAAATATGAAAAAAATCCTAACTGAAATTCAGTCAGGTCAGTTTGCAAAAGAATGGATTTCTGAAAATGAAACTAGTTATCAGAAAAACTTCAATGCTTTTAGAAAAAAAGAAGCCTTGCTTCAAATAGAAAATATTGGAAAAGAATTAAGAAGCAAGATGAGTTTTTTAACACCAACAAGCAGTAGTCTAAAAGTACCAGTTGTAAATAAATAATGAAACGTATTGTCCTTTGTAGATTGGGTGGGATAGGTGATGTAATTCATACTCTTCCTCTTGTCAAGTATTTAAGAAATAAATACAAAGAAGCAAGCATTGAATATATTACATCTGAAAATATTTCTGAATTACTTACTAAGTGCTGTCCATACATAGATCGTGTATGGGTTTATAAAAAAGGATTTAGGATTCAGGATTCAGTTAATTATTTTTTTAATTTACACACTAGCTTAAAATTTTTTTTCTTTAATCTTTTTCATATTAGAGCTAAAAAATATTTTCAATATAAAAAAGACAATAACTTTCATGCGGTTGTAAATTTTGCAAAGACTTATGATAAAGAACTTTCTGCACTTCATTTAGATATGAAAACAATCTTTGTTAATAATTCAACTGATATTTTAACTAAGTCTGGTTTAGCAGCAACTAAGTACATATGTTTTGTCCCAGGAGTTGGTAAGGTAAGAATCCACAGGGCATGGCCATTTGAAAATTGGTTTAGTTTAACAAAAAAAATCTTGAATTGTAAAAGAGACTATAAAGTTGTTTTTTTAGGTGGAGAAGATGAAAAAGAAATTTTTCAAAACAGTTCTTTTAATAATCAAGTAGTAAACTTAATTGGCAAGTTATGTCTTTCAAAAGTCGCAAAAATTATTTCAGGTGCAAGTTGTTTAGTCTCTTGTGATACTGGGCTTTTACATATAGCTAGTGCATTATCTAAAAAAGTTATAGGATTATACGGACCAACATTACCACAACGAACTGGCCCTTTTACAAATGATTATCAAATACTTTCAGCAAAAGACTGCAAATGTATAAATAAAAAAAAATGTAGTTTTATTAATGGTGGCTATTGTATGAATAGTTTAAGTATAGATAAAGTCTTAGAAACTATTTCTTTGCTGGTTTTACTTCTTGTGTTTTTGCCTGTGGAGCAGCTGCTTGCTTACTAGCAGCTTGTGGAGCAGCTTCTTTACCAGGTGCTGCTGTTGCTGCTTGAGTACCTTCAGCTGGTGCAGCAGCAGCAGCTTCAGCTATTTCTGGAGCTTTCTCTTCTACTTCATGTGTCTTTGGAATTTCTACTTTTGCAATTACTTCTTCTTTTCTTGTAAGTATAGTAATCTTCTCCTGTATTTTTAAATCACTTATACAAATTGCTTGTCCAATTTCTTTAATATCATCTAAGTTTATATCAATAGCATCTGGAATATCGGCTGGTAAGCATTGGATTTCTAGCTCACTAAGTGAAACAATTAAAACTCCACCAGCAACTACTGCTTGTGAGTGCCCTATAAAATTAAGTGGCACTTTAACTGTAATCTTTTCATCACTTCTAATTTTATAAAACTCAATATTTAAAAAGTAATTATTTTTTATTGGATCAGTTTGAACATTTCTAATCAAGACAGGATATTTTTCTTTCCCGTCAATTTCTAATTGATTAATGTGAGAATATGCTTTATGTGGGATCTTTGAAAATTCTTTTGCACTAAGTTGAATTGATTCAGAATGAAATCCATGACCATAAACAGTAGCTGGTACAAAACCACTTGCTCTAAGTGCATTTGGTTTTTTATTTTCACGAGGTTTTGCTTTAATTATAAGTTGTTTTGCCACAAGAATACTATCTTAATCGCAATGAGGTAAAAAATCAAGAAATGTTTTGTATAAACGAAATCTAATGCGATGCCATACCACAGCATGACTCTGCAGCTAAAAAATTTCCACAACCAAGGAGTGGAATCTTAGGATTTAAAATTACTTTTACCGGCATTTGAGAGACCATAACAGATAGTCTCCCTTTATGTGTAAAGGCTTGCATAAAACTGCCTTCTTTTAATTTATCTAGTATTTTTG
This genomic interval from Candidatus Melainabacteria bacterium contains the following:
- a CDS encoding 50S ribosomal protein L25 codes for the protein MAKQLIIKAKPRENKKPNALRASGFVPATVYGHGFHSESIQLSAKEFSKIPHKAYSHINQLEIDGKEKYPVLIRNVQTDPIKNNYFLNIEFYKIRSDEKITVKVPLNFIGHSQAVVAGGVLIVSLSELEIQCLPADIPDAIDINLDDIKEIGQAICISDLKIQEKITILTRKEEVIAKVEIPKTHEVEEKAPEIAEAAAAAPAEGTQAATAAPGKEAAPQAASKQAAAPQAKTQEVKPAKK
- a CDS encoding glycosyltransferase family 9 protein, producing MKRIVLCRLGGIGDVIHTLPLVKYLRNKYKEASIEYITSENISELLTKCCPYIDRVWVYKKGFRIQDSVNYFFNLHTSLKFFFFNLFHIRAKKYFQYKKDNNFHAVVNFAKTYDKELSALHLDMKTIFVNNSTDILTKSGLAATKYICFVPGVGKVRIHRAWPFENWFSLTKKILNCKRDYKVVFLGGEDEKEIFQNSSFNNQVVNLIGKLCLSKVAKIISGASCLVSCDTGLLHIASALSKKVIGLYGPTLPQRTGPFTNDYQILSAKDCKCINKKKCSFINGGYCMNSLSIDKVLETISLLVLLLVFLPVEQLLAY